A genomic stretch from Theobroma cacao cultivar B97-61/B2 chromosome 4, Criollo_cocoa_genome_V2, whole genome shotgun sequence includes:
- the LOC18602159 gene encoding uncharacterized protein LOC18602159, with the protein MESKGGKKKSSSSKSLFYEAPLGYSIEDVRPHGGIKKFRSAAYSNCVRRPS; encoded by the exons ATGGAGTCCAAGGGTGGGAAAAAGAAGTCTAGTAGTAGTAAATCTTTGTTCTACGAAGCTCCTCTCGGTTACAGCATTGAAGACGTTCGACCTCACGGTGGAATCAAGAAATTCCGATCTGCTGCTTACTCCAAT TGTGTCCGAAGACCATCCTGA
- the LOC108660413 gene encoding S-adenosylmethionine decarboxylase proenzyme, giving the protein MAFPVSAIGFEGYEKRLEVSFFDPGSFVDPRGMGLRSLSKIQLDEILKPAECTIVSSLSNDHVDSYVLSESSLFVYPYKIIIKTCGTTKLLLSIPAILRFANNLSLSVRSVRYTHGSFIFPGAQPFPHRNFSEEVAILDRFFLKLGSRRKAYIMGSSDKTKKWHVYSAYAERSGHSDPVYTLEMCMTGLDKKKASVFYKTHVSSAVLMTEHSGIREILPQSQICDFEFDPCGYSMNSIEKDAISTIHVTPEDGFSYASFEAAGYDFETVKLNQLIERVLACFRPTEFSVSLHADVNGDVLDHRIPLDVNGYCCEERRFDVLGNGSSVIYYSFIGADVCVSPRSILKCCWSEDEKDEEVGFRPVPYHLSAL; this is encoded by the coding sequence ATGGCCTTCCCTGTCTCTGCAATTGGATTTGAAGGCTATGAAAAGAGGCTCGAGGTGTCATTTTTTGACCCTGGTTCATTTGTTGATCCTCGAGGGATGGGCCTTCGCTCCTTATCCAAAATACAATTGGATGAAATCCTGAAACCAGCTGAATGCACAATCGTTTCTTCACTGTCAAACGATCATGTTGATTCATATGTTCTTTCTGAATCAAGCCTCTTTGTCTACCCTtacaaaatcatcatcaagaCTTGTGGGACTACAAAATTGCTTCTTTCGATCCCTGCCATTCTGAGGTTTGCTAACAACCTTTCACTTTCTGTACGGTCTGTGAGGTACACTCATGGGAGCTTCATATTTCCTGGGGCTCAACCATTTCCACATCGTAACTTCTCTGAGGAAGTAGCGATCCTTGATCGCTTTTTTCTTAAGCTTGGTTCTCGTAGGAAGGCTTATATTATGGGTAGTTCtgataaaacaaagaaatggCATGTTTATTCAGCTTATGCAGAAAGGAGTGGTCATTCAGATCCAGTTTATACTTTAGAAATGTGCATGACTGGTTTGGACAAGAAGAAGGCATCTGTCTTCTACAAAACACATGTAAGTTCAGCAGTGTTGATGACTGAGCATTCAGGTATTAGGGAGATTCTTCCACAGTCCCAGATATGTGATTTTGAGTTTGACCCTTGTGGTTACTCCATGAATTCAATTGAAAAGGATGCAATATCAACAATTCATGTCACTCCAGAAGACGGTTTCAGTTATGCAAGTTTTGAGGCAGCCGGTTATGATTTTGAGACCGTGAAATTGAATCAGCTGATTGAGAGAGTTTTAGCTTGTTTCAGGCCAACTGAGTTCTCTGTATCTTTGCATGCTGACGTCAATGGAGATGTACTTGATCATAGGATCCCTCTTGATGTGAATGGGTACTGTTGTGAAGAAAGGAGATTTGATGTGCTTGGGAACGGCAGTTCAGTCATTTACTACAGCTTTATTGGTGCTGATGTCTGTGTGTCGCCTAGGTCTATTCTGAAATGTTGCTGGAGTGAGGATGAGAAGGATGAGGAAGTTGGATTTCGACCTGTTCCATACCATCTGAGTGCTCTATAG